The Microbacter sp. GSS18 genome has a segment encoding these proteins:
- a CDS encoding purine-nucleoside phosphorylase, with translation MSDTHDSPLDDPAADPFEIAADAAADIARITGVAHHDIALTLGSGWGKAAELLGEVTATIPATEITGFSKPALEGHVGTLRSIATPRGKHVLVIGARTHYYEGHGVRRVVHSVRTAAATGAKTMVLTNGAGGIKRSWRPGQPVLIADHINLTGDSPLEGATFVDLTDLYAMRLRDLARTIDPTLDEGVYCQFRGPQYETPAEVRMAGTIGGDIVGMSTALEAIAARQAGMEILGFSLITNMAAGIQTTPLSHQEVIDAGREAEPVISSLLARVIEAL, from the coding sequence ATGTCCGACACGCACGACAGTCCGCTGGACGACCCCGCTGCCGACCCGTTCGAGATCGCGGCGGACGCCGCCGCAGACATCGCACGGATCACCGGCGTCGCCCACCACGACATCGCCCTCACGCTCGGCAGCGGCTGGGGCAAGGCCGCCGAACTGCTCGGCGAGGTCACCGCGACGATCCCCGCGACCGAGATCACCGGCTTCAGCAAGCCGGCGCTCGAGGGTCACGTCGGAACCCTGCGCAGCATCGCCACGCCACGCGGCAAGCACGTGCTGGTCATCGGCGCGCGCACCCACTACTACGAGGGCCACGGCGTCCGTCGCGTCGTCCACAGCGTCCGCACCGCGGCCGCGACGGGCGCGAAGACGATGGTGCTCACCAACGGCGCCGGCGGCATCAAGCGATCGTGGCGCCCGGGTCAGCCGGTGCTCATCGCCGACCACATCAACCTCACCGGCGACTCGCCCCTCGAGGGCGCGACGTTCGTCGATCTGACGGATCTGTACGCGATGCGCCTGCGCGACCTCGCGCGCACGATCGACCCGACGCTCGACGAGGGCGTCTACTGCCAGTTCCGCGGGCCCCAGTACGAGACACCCGCCGAGGTGCGGATGGCGGGGACGATCGGCGGCGACATCGTGGGGATGTCGACCGCGCTGGAGGCGATCGCGGCACGGCAGGCCGGCATGGAGATCCTGGGCTTCTCGCTCATCACGAACATGGCCGCCGGCATCCAGACCACCCCGCTGAGTCATCAGGAGGTCATCGACGCCGGCCGTGAGGCCGAGCCGGTGATCTCGTCGCTGCTGGCTCGCGTGATCGAGGCGCTGTGA
- a CDS encoding NAD(P)H-quinone dehydrogenase gives MALSFERTQSVAIIGGGPGGYEAALAAAQLGAEVTLVERAGVGGSAVITDVVPSKSLIATADAAVAISGASDLGVQLFARGDTGRPLKPEIAINLGAVNKRLLSLARQQSDDMRASLVEAGVRLISGQGRLDGPGAVVVSTGPGGTDFDRIEADTLVVSVGASPRELPSAKPDGERILTWTQLYDMPALPEHLIVVGSGVTGAEFAGAYMNLGAKVTLVSSRDQVLPGEDKDAAAVLEKVFKRGGMTLLSKSRASTVERDGDGVKVTLSDGRVVEGSHCLMAVGSIPNTAGIGLEEAGVQMTESGHIQVNKVARTSVPNIYAAGDCTTFFPLASVASMQGRTAIFHALGDTVIPLEKRRITSNIFTAPEIASVGWQEHHLEAGHINGVVHKLPLAANARAKMMGVKDGFVKLIAREGSGTMIGGVIVGPRASELIYPVAIAVERRLTVDQLSRVFAVYPSLTGGITDVARAMHPVDRDEPED, from the coding sequence ATGGCCCTGAGCTTCGAGCGCACGCAGTCGGTCGCGATCATCGGCGGCGGTCCCGGTGGATACGAGGCGGCGCTCGCCGCGGCGCAGCTGGGCGCCGAGGTGACCCTCGTCGAACGCGCCGGCGTCGGCGGCTCGGCCGTCATCACCGACGTCGTGCCGTCGAAGTCCCTCATCGCGACGGCGGACGCCGCCGTCGCGATCTCCGGCGCGAGCGACCTCGGGGTGCAGCTCTTCGCGCGCGGCGACACCGGCAGGCCTCTCAAGCCCGAGATCGCGATCAACCTGGGTGCCGTCAACAAGAGACTCCTCTCCCTGGCGCGCCAGCAGTCCGACGACATGCGCGCGTCGCTCGTGGAGGCGGGCGTGCGTCTCATCTCGGGTCAGGGGCGCCTCGACGGGCCGGGCGCCGTCGTCGTCTCGACCGGCCCGGGCGGCACCGACTTCGACCGCATCGAGGCCGACACGCTGGTGGTGTCGGTCGGCGCGTCGCCGCGCGAGCTGCCGAGCGCCAAGCCCGACGGCGAGCGGATCCTCACGTGGACCCAGCTGTACGACATGCCGGCCCTGCCCGAGCATCTCATCGTCGTCGGCTCGGGCGTCACCGGCGCCGAGTTCGCCGGCGCGTATATGAATCTCGGCGCGAAGGTGACGCTCGTCTCCAGCCGCGACCAGGTGCTCCCCGGCGAGGACAAGGACGCCGCAGCCGTGCTCGAGAAGGTCTTCAAGCGCGGCGGCATGACGCTGCTGTCGAAGTCGCGCGCCTCGACCGTCGAGCGCGACGGCGACGGCGTGAAGGTGACCCTCTCGGACGGCCGCGTCGTCGAGGGCAGCCACTGCCTCATGGCGGTCGGCTCGATCCCCAACACCGCAGGCATCGGGCTCGAGGAGGCGGGCGTCCAGATGACCGAGTCGGGCCACATCCAGGTGAACAAGGTCGCTCGCACGTCGGTGCCGAACATCTACGCCGCCGGCGACTGCACCACCTTCTTCCCGCTGGCGTCGGTGGCGTCGATGCAGGGCCGCACCGCGATCTTCCACGCCCTCGGCGACACCGTGATCCCGCTCGAGAAGCGACGCATCACGTCGAACATCTTCACGGCGCCCGAGATCGCCTCGGTCGGCTGGCAGGAGCACCACCTCGAGGCCGGGCACATCAACGGCGTCGTGCACAAGCTGCCGCTGGCCGCCAACGCCCGCGCGAAGATGATGGGCGTCAAGGACGGCTTCGTCAAGCTCATCGCGCGCGAGGGGTCGGGCACCATGATCGGCGGCGTCATCGTCGGTCCCCGTGCCTCGGAGCTCATCTATCCGGTCGCGATCGCCGTCGAGCGGCGCCTGACCGTCGACCAGCTCTCGCGCGTGTTCGCGGTGTACCCGTCGCTGACGGGCGGCATCACCGACGTCGCGCGCGCGATGCATCCGGTCGACCGCGACGAACCCGAGGACTGA
- a CDS encoding ATP-binding protein: MPADGSAPLLDRAWTQIPSAGRDPRVPAGSFTRARVERIIDVVAAFGSVVLGTQSLLIAIGSSVDEPWFKQPLLMTTFALLAIMIVACSVGRAVRVTAGAFAVGFVLALTLWPLSPSAALPEPEPWIWYLVNIATLAAVLAFPFPLQIVWTVLTPVLYGVVRIISSDFDAELGFIVALDVSFALILGGVLLALGWLFRAVAANVDATRAQAVDVYARAAAGDAAEQERVAIAALMHDSVLAALIAAERADSERARTLAVAMAREALSGLATTEQTSGEGRDEPQDAALIAEDIEAAAAEMGVDLHVARSVSFATMILPGHVAEAITLAAAQAVANAVEHAGAEGLQVSLDPVRSGIRVEVRDRGTGFDLDTVPDDRLGIRGSIIARMASIGGVARISSDADGTLVRLVWREGAAS, from the coding sequence GTGCCCGCTGACGGCTCCGCACCGCTGCTCGACCGCGCGTGGACGCAGATCCCGTCGGCCGGGCGAGACCCGCGCGTCCCCGCCGGCTCGTTCACCCGAGCGCGCGTCGAGCGCATCATCGACGTCGTCGCGGCGTTCGGCTCTGTGGTGCTGGGGACCCAATCGCTGCTGATCGCGATCGGCAGCTCGGTCGACGAGCCCTGGTTCAAGCAGCCGCTGCTGATGACCACGTTCGCGCTGCTGGCGATCATGATCGTGGCCTGCAGCGTGGGTCGCGCCGTCCGGGTGACGGCGGGCGCCTTCGCGGTCGGCTTCGTGCTCGCGCTGACCCTGTGGCCGCTGTCGCCGTCGGCGGCGCTGCCCGAGCCCGAACCGTGGATCTGGTACCTCGTGAACATCGCCACGCTCGCGGCGGTGCTGGCCTTCCCGTTCCCGCTGCAGATCGTCTGGACGGTGCTCACGCCGGTCCTGTACGGCGTCGTGCGGATCATCAGCAGCGACTTCGACGCCGAGCTCGGCTTCATCGTCGCGCTGGACGTGTCGTTCGCCCTCATCCTCGGCGGCGTGCTGCTGGCGCTGGGGTGGCTGTTCCGCGCGGTCGCGGCCAATGTGGATGCGACGCGCGCGCAGGCCGTCGACGTGTACGCGCGCGCGGCGGCGGGCGACGCCGCGGAGCAGGAGCGGGTCGCGATCGCCGCCCTGATGCACGACAGCGTCCTGGCCGCGCTGATCGCCGCCGAACGCGCCGACTCCGAGCGGGCGCGCACACTCGCGGTCGCGATGGCCCGCGAGGCGCTGTCGGGCCTCGCCACCACCGAGCAGACCTCCGGGGAAGGCAGGGACGAGCCGCAGGACGCCGCGCTGATCGCTGAGGACATCGAGGCCGCCGCCGCCGAGATGGGGGTGGATCTGCACGTGGCCCGCTCGGTCTCGTTCGCCACGATGATCCTGCCCGGACACGTCGCCGAGGCGATCACCCTCGCCGCCGCGCAGGCCGTGGCCAACGCCGTCGAGCATGCCGGCGCCGAGGGGCTCCAGGTCAGTCTCGACCCCGTCCGCTCCGGCATCCGGGTCGAGGTGCGCGATCGCGGCACCGGCTTCGACCTCGACACCGTGCCGGACGACCGGCTCGGCATCCGCGGCTCGATCATCGCGCGCATGGCGTCGATCGGCGGCGTCGCGCGCATCAGCAGCGACGCCGACGGGACTCTCGTGCGGCTGGTGTGGCGGGAAGGGGCGGCGTCGTGA
- a CDS encoding biotin carboxylase N-terminal domain-containing protein — MPQIAKVLIANRGEIAVRVIRAARDAGKASVAVYADQDRDALHTRLADEAYALDGDTSAETYLSIDKILSVARRSGADAVHPGYGFLAENAEFARAVLNAGLVWIGPSPEAIEALGDKVTARHVAEKVGAPLAPGTPGPVAGADEVVAFAEEHGLPIAIKAAYGGGGRGLKVAREFDEVAELFESATREAITAFGRGECFVEKYLDKPRHVETQCLADVEGNVVVVSTRDCSLQRRHQKLVEEAPAPFLSDEQNEILYTASKAILREVGYVGAGTCEFLIGADGTISFLEVNTRLQVEHPVSEEVTGIDLVREQFRLAEGGILDYEDPKPEGHSIEFRINGEDPGRGFLPQPGPIHVFKTFGGPGIRLDSGVTAGDAVSGAFDSLLGKIIVTGRDRAEALERSRRALDEFEVAGLPTVLPFHRKVVRDPAYVAADGDFGVFTRWIETEFVNDIAPWDGELEAPKPAEARHTVVVEVAGKRLEVSLPDRVVAAPGVKGRPAAVPPSRRTHAPTVVAGASGDAVKSPMQATVVKIAVDEGQQVVKGDLVVVLEAMKMEQPIQAHKDGVVGAIGAAAGTTVSAGHLLLTIS; from the coding sequence ATGCCTCAGATCGCCAAGGTGCTCATCGCCAACCGCGGCGAGATCGCCGTCCGTGTCATCCGAGCCGCGCGCGACGCCGGCAAGGCCTCGGTCGCCGTCTACGCCGATCAGGATCGCGACGCCCTCCACACCCGTCTCGCCGACGAGGCCTATGCGCTCGACGGCGACACGAGCGCCGAGACGTACCTCTCGATCGACAAGATCCTCTCGGTCGCCCGCCGCTCGGGCGCGGATGCCGTGCACCCCGGCTACGGCTTCCTGGCCGAGAACGCCGAGTTCGCGCGAGCGGTTCTGAACGCCGGGCTCGTGTGGATCGGCCCGAGCCCCGAGGCCATCGAGGCCCTGGGCGACAAGGTCACGGCACGTCACGTCGCCGAGAAGGTCGGCGCGCCGCTGGCCCCGGGAACGCCCGGCCCGGTCGCGGGCGCCGACGAGGTCGTCGCGTTCGCCGAGGAGCACGGCCTCCCCATCGCGATCAAGGCCGCCTACGGCGGGGGCGGACGCGGACTGAAGGTGGCCCGCGAGTTCGACGAGGTCGCCGAGCTCTTCGAGTCGGCCACGCGCGAGGCGATCACGGCCTTCGGCCGCGGCGAGTGCTTCGTCGAGAAGTACCTCGACAAGCCGCGCCACGTCGAGACGCAGTGCCTCGCCGACGTCGAGGGCAACGTCGTCGTGGTCTCCACGCGCGACTGCTCGCTGCAGCGCCGCCACCAGAAGCTCGTCGAGGAGGCCCCCGCGCCGTTCCTGAGCGACGAGCAGAACGAGATCCTCTACACCGCGTCCAAGGCGATCCTGCGCGAGGTCGGCTACGTCGGCGCGGGCACGTGCGAGTTCCTCATCGGGGCCGACGGCACCATCTCGTTCCTCGAGGTCAACACGCGTCTGCAGGTGGAGCACCCGGTGTCCGAGGAGGTCACCGGCATCGACCTCGTCCGCGAGCAGTTCCGGCTCGCCGAGGGCGGCATCCTCGACTACGAGGACCCGAAGCCCGAGGGGCACTCGATCGAGTTCCGCATCAACGGCGAGGACCCCGGGCGGGGCTTCCTCCCCCAGCCCGGCCCGATCCACGTGTTCAAGACGTTCGGCGGCCCCGGCATCCGTCTGGACTCCGGCGTCACCGCCGGCGACGCCGTCTCGGGCGCCTTCGACTCGCTGCTGGGCAAGATCATCGTCACCGGCCGCGACCGCGCCGAGGCGCTCGAGCGCTCCCGCCGCGCGCTGGACGAGTTCGAGGTCGCCGGGCTCCCCACGGTCCTGCCCTTCCACCGCAAGGTCGTGCGCGACCCCGCGTACGTGGCGGCGGACGGCGACTTCGGCGTGTTCACGCGCTGGATCGAGACCGAGTTCGTCAACGACATCGCGCCGTGGGACGGCGAGCTCGAGGCGCCCAAGCCCGCCGAGGCGCGCCACACCGTCGTCGTCGAGGTCGCCGGCAAGCGGCTCGAGGTGAGCCTTCCCGACCGCGTCGTCGCGGCCCCCGGCGTCAAGGGGCGCCCCGCGGCGGTGCCGCCGTCGCGCCGGACCCACGCGCCGACCGTCGTCGCGGGCGCGTCGGGCGACGCGGTCAAGAGCCCCATGCAGGCCACGGTGGTCAAGATCGCCGTCGACGAAGGCCAGCAGGTCGTCAAGGGAGACCTGGTCGTGGTCCTCGAGGCGATGAAGATGGAGCAGCCCATCCAGGCCCACAAGGACGGCGTCGTCGGCGCGATCGGCGCAGCGGCGGGCACCACGGTGTCGGCCGGGCACCTACTGCTGACGATCAGCTGA
- a CDS encoding acyl-CoA carboxylase subunit epsilon has protein sequence MSADELEQGAGVRVDVRRGSPTDDELAALVAVVSEAYVTEAETAVADEPARRSAWSVSQRSLREPLRRELGWGPWTC, from the coding sequence GTGAGCGCCGACGAGCTCGAGCAGGGCGCGGGCGTGCGCGTCGACGTGCGGCGCGGCAGCCCCACGGACGACGAGCTGGCCGCCCTCGTGGCCGTCGTCAGCGAGGCGTACGTCACCGAGGCCGAGACCGCCGTCGCCGACGAGCCCGCGCGCCGCAGTGCGTGGTCGGTGTCGCAGCGCAGCCTCCGCGAGCCCCTGCGGCGCGAGCTCGGGTGGGGTCCCTGGACCTGCTGA
- a CDS encoding Maf family protein, with translation MRVCLASTSPARLMLLRQFGIRPLTVAPAVDEEAVIAAVEEAEARVLAPDEHVLLLARRKAADVAARLADDIPDFDGIVIGGDSMFEIDGQVLGKPLTADNAVARWHAMRGRTGVLHSGHAVVRVSPGAAPHEVHAVAAASVTFADDISDAEIDRYVDSGEPLHVAGAFTVDSLGGAFITRVEGDPSTVVGMSVSTLRALVRELGVDWTSLWNSLDPSLAHEADETVPQTSR, from the coding sequence ATGCGCGTCTGCCTCGCCTCCACGTCGCCCGCCCGGCTCATGCTGCTGAGGCAGTTCGGCATCCGCCCCCTCACGGTCGCCCCCGCGGTCGACGAGGAGGCCGTCATCGCCGCCGTCGAAGAGGCCGAGGCCCGCGTCCTCGCGCCGGACGAGCACGTCCTGCTGCTGGCCAGGCGCAAGGCCGCCGACGTCGCCGCGCGGCTCGCCGACGACATCCCCGACTTCGACGGCATCGTCATCGGCGGGGACTCGATGTTCGAGATCGACGGACAGGTCCTCGGCAAGCCGCTCACCGCCGACAACGCCGTCGCGCGCTGGCACGCCATGCGCGGGCGCACCGGCGTCCTGCACTCCGGCCACGCGGTCGTCCGGGTGTCGCCCGGCGCCGCGCCGCACGAGGTGCACGCGGTCGCCGCCGCCTCGGTGACGTTCGCCGACGACATCTCCGACGCCGAGATCGATCGGTACGTCGACAGCGGCGAGCCGCTCCACGTCGCCGGTGCGTTCACGGTCGACAGCCTGGGCGGCGCGTTCATCACGCGCGTCGAGGGGGACCCCTCCACCGTCGTGGGCATGTCGGTCTCGACGCTGCGCGCGCTCGTGCGCGAGCTCGGCGTCGACTGGACGTCGCTGTGGAACTCGCTCGACCCGTCGCTCGCGCACGAAGCAGACGAGACCGTCCCCCAGACGTCCCGGTAG
- a CDS encoding response regulator, whose protein sequence is MTRVALIDDHESVRLGLEAACVRTRDQEVVFSGSTVVDYLRWRADTGAPPADVVVLDLTLGDGTTVTGNVGHLVHDGSSVIIHSVADRPAAVREALAAGAAGVVSKASPIDDVTAAVRTVARGDLLNNVEWASAVEGDREFADAQLSARERDVLRLYAAGLPLKVVADRLGVAYSTAKENITRIRVKYVEVGRPAPTKVDLLRRAMEDGLLSESGGDPGSSRGAR, encoded by the coding sequence ATGACGCGGGTCGCCCTGATCGACGACCACGAGTCCGTGCGCCTCGGACTCGAGGCCGCGTGCGTGCGCACGCGGGACCAGGAGGTGGTGTTCTCGGGGAGCACGGTGGTCGACTACCTGCGGTGGCGGGCCGACACCGGCGCCCCGCCCGCGGACGTCGTCGTGCTCGACCTGACGCTGGGTGACGGCACGACGGTGACGGGCAACGTCGGCCACCTCGTCCACGACGGATCGAGCGTCATCATCCACAGCGTCGCCGATCGTCCGGCAGCCGTGCGCGAGGCGCTGGCCGCCGGGGCCGCCGGCGTCGTGAGCAAGGCCTCGCCCATCGACGACGTGACTGCCGCCGTGCGCACCGTCGCGCGCGGCGACCTGCTGAACAACGTCGAGTGGGCCAGCGCCGTGGAGGGCGACCGCGAGTTCGCCGACGCCCAGCTGTCCGCGCGCGAGCGCGACGTGCTCCGCCTGTACGCCGCCGGGCTCCCGCTCAAGGTCGTCGCCGATCGGCTCGGGGTGGCGTATTCCACCGCCAAGGAGAACATCACCCGCATCCGCGTGAAGTACGTCGAGGTCGGCCGTCCCGCCCCGACCAAGGTCGACCTGCTGCGCCGCGCCATGGAGGACGGCCTGCTGTCGGAGTCCGGCGGCGATCCGGGGAGCTCACGCGGTGCCCGCTGA